A single region of the Bombus fervidus isolate BK054 chromosome 18, iyBomFerv1, whole genome shotgun sequence genome encodes:
- the LOC141445944 gene encoding uncharacterized protein, producing the protein MTTGFERVYNLDTLGTKLTDYTLTGTFDSRNARASDAAPLSPGGTVADFSAREGTTVDDLATPMDTNWNFKIMVPLVGDKVACPVCEKRELHLFFMNLSDLGRHLNLHHVDAHIQWGCRQCERSFPKLHGARCHLPKCSGPNQTNEEAYKCETCPMSFGTQRGLSTHERHAHPAVRNLKRKEATSINTRSWTDEEVSLLRELDDLYRL; encoded by the coding sequence ATGACGACTGGATTTGAAAGGGTTTATAACCTGGATACTTTGGGAACAAAACTTACAGATTACACATTAACTGGCACCTTCGATTCAAGAAACGCTAGAGCCTCGGACGCAGCGCCTCTCAGTCCCGGAGGCACTGTGGCGGATTTTTCCGCTCGGGAGGGGACTACCGTTGACGACCTAGCTACGCCCATGGATACGaattggaattttaaaattatggtGCCGCTGGTGGGGGACAAGGTTGCTTGCCCGGTCTGTGAGAAGAGGGAATTACACCTTTTTTTCATGAATCTATCTGACTTGGGTAGGCACCTTAATCTTCATCACGTGGATGCTCACATCCAGTGGGGATGCAGACAATGCGAAAGGAGTTTCCCAAAGCTGCACGGGGCTAGGTGCCACTTACCAAAGTGTAGTGGCCCTAatcaaacaaatgaagaagctTATAAATGTGAAACATGCCCCATGAGCTTCGGAACTCAAAGAGGTCTATCCACGCATGAACGGCATGCGCACCCTGctgttagaaatttaaaaagaaaagaggcaACCTCTATAAATACAAGGAGCTGGACAGATGAAGAGGTTAGCCTCTTAAGAGAGCTAGATGACCTATATAGACTATAG